In a genomic window of Leishmania donovani BPK282A1 complete genome, chromosome 32:
- a CDS encoding CYC2-like cyclin, putative, with protein MPPLAQLCALALQYRCDLSQETDQNIRSCFHSSRVPSISLWDYVRRFAKYSVCSEECFILAMVLMDRYVCKTRIPITLRNVHRLYITAMTLSVKLRDDSYYSNAYYASIGGVVNAELNVLELELLDIVQWFTWVEKSVYDAYVARLEALFGDAMPKRLVASPTK; from the coding sequence ATGCCCCCGCTAGCCCAGCTGTGCGCACTCGCGCTGCAATACCGCTGTGACCTGAGCCAAGAGACGGACCAGAATATTCGCTCGTGCTTtcacagcagccgcgtccCCAGTATCTCCCTCTGGGACTACGTACGACGCTTTGCCAAGTACTCTGTCTGTAGCGAGGAGTGCTTTATCTTAGCCATGGTTCTGATGGATCGGTACGTCTGCAAAACCAGAATCCCGATCACCCTTCGCAACGTGCATCGACTCTACATCACCGCCATGACGCTGAGTGTGAAGCTGCGCGACGACTCCTATTACAGCAATGCCTACTACGCCAGCATTGGGGGCGTGGTGAATGCGGAACTAAATGTGCTGGAGCTAGAGTTGCTTGATATTGTGCAGTGGTTCACGTGGGTAGAGAAGTCCGTGTACGATGCTTACGTAGCTCGGCTAGAGGCACTCTTCGGCGATGCGATGCCGAAGCGGTTGGTAGCATCGCCGACAAAGTAG